Proteins encoded within one genomic window of Nonomuraea gerenzanensis:
- a CDS encoding LysR family transcriptional regulator: MVDESDDRLAARLAPALALLAAVGETGHVTRAAELLGIPQPTASRRLAALAEVVGAPLVQPSGRGIRLTRAGRTLAAASTRALATMTAAAREVREEIDPGSGRIVLGFLHLLGRTLVPSLIGGFRERNPGIRFSLSQGSRQDMLDALRAGEIDLVFVAPMPLDDPDLVSHPLADQELVLCAPPSHRLAARERVRAAELAGEELVTLEHGYGLRQITDDLCAAAGFEPRIAFEGQESETVRGLVATGLGVAVLPRSDQPPTGGVVEIPLSPPLYRTVGVSWPAGERLTPAVRAFRDHVRSHHLAGLGRAFRPATGV; encoded by the coding sequence GTGGTGGATGAATCGGATGACCGGCTGGCCGCCCGGCTGGCGCCGGCCCTCGCGCTGCTGGCCGCCGTGGGCGAGACCGGGCACGTGACGCGCGCGGCCGAGCTGCTCGGCATCCCGCAGCCCACCGCCAGCCGAAGGCTCGCCGCCCTGGCCGAGGTCGTGGGGGCGCCGCTCGTCCAGCCGTCCGGCCGGGGCATCCGCCTGACCAGGGCGGGCCGTACGCTGGCCGCCGCCTCCACCCGCGCCCTGGCCACCATGACCGCCGCCGCCCGCGAGGTGCGGGAGGAGATCGACCCCGGCAGCGGCCGTATCGTCCTCGGGTTCCTGCACCTGCTCGGGCGCACGCTGGTGCCGTCCCTCATCGGCGGGTTCAGGGAGCGCAACCCGGGCATCCGCTTCAGCCTGTCGCAGGGGTCGCGGCAGGACATGCTGGACGCGCTGCGCGCGGGCGAGATCGACCTGGTGTTCGTGGCTCCCATGCCGCTCGACGACCCCGACCTCGTCAGCCACCCGCTGGCCGACCAGGAGCTGGTACTGTGCGCGCCGCCGTCACACCGCCTGGCCGCCAGGGAGCGGGTGCGGGCCGCCGAGCTGGCGGGGGAGGAGCTGGTGACGCTGGAGCACGGGTACGGGCTGCGGCAGATCACCGACGACCTGTGCGCGGCGGCCGGGTTCGAGCCGCGGATCGCGTTCGAGGGGCAGGAGTCGGAGACCGTGCGGGGGCTGGTGGCGACCGGGCTGGGCGTGGCCGTCCTGCCCCGGTCGGATCAGCCGCCCACGGGCGGGGTGGTGGAGATCCCGCTGTCACCGCCCCTGTACCGGACCGTCGGCGTCAGCTGGCCCGCCGGGGAGCGGCTCACGCCGGCCGTCCGCGCCTTCCGCGACCACGTCCGCTCCCACCACCTCGCCGGCCTCGGCCGCGCCTTCCGCCCCGCGACCGGCGTGTGA
- a CDS encoding AMP-binding protein, producing the protein MTSESFNASVYLTDRQVEAGRGGHVAITGPAGTLTYAQLATRVAELATGLRELGVRPEERVLLVMSDRPETVVTILAVMRMGAVAVPVSTMYNAAELGDLIRDSRARLVVATPEFEDVVRAAMAGAPEASRLLVTGEEWAEVLAAGRPAGPAYDTWRDSPALWLYTSGTTGAPKAAMHRHGAIRDVYETYGRQVLGIRPEDRCLSVARLFFAYGIGNSMFFPLAAGATAILDPARPTPAGVIARVAEERPTLFFAGPTFFAALLATEPTGPAERPQPADRPQPTEPTGPTEPTGPAERPQPAERPQPAERPRSAEHPQPTEAAESPAENPFASVRLAVSAGEALPAEIYRRFTGRFGVDVIDGLGSTEALHIFISNRPGQVRPGTSGTVVPGYEARLLDEHGSLAGVGEPGQLYVRGDSIATGYWCRTATTRQVFQGEWLRTGDTYVLEEDGSYRCLGRSNDMIKAGGIWVSPMEVEARLLQHESVAECAVVAYIDGEGLEKPVACVVPAPGRRVDAGELIGFCRDGLASFKRPREVLVLDELPKTATGKIQRVVVRRLAADRLDKG; encoded by the coding sequence ATGACGTCCGAGTCGTTCAACGCCAGCGTCTATCTCACCGACCGCCAGGTCGAGGCGGGCCGGGGCGGCCACGTCGCGATCACCGGCCCCGCCGGCACGCTCACCTACGCCCAGCTCGCCACGCGGGTCGCGGAGCTGGCCACCGGGCTGCGGGAGCTGGGTGTCAGGCCGGAGGAGCGGGTTCTGCTCGTGATGTCCGACCGGCCCGAGACCGTGGTCACCATCTTGGCCGTGATGCGGATGGGCGCGGTCGCGGTGCCGGTGTCCACCATGTACAACGCGGCCGAGCTGGGCGATCTCATCAGGGACTCGCGGGCGCGGCTGGTCGTGGCGACCCCCGAGTTCGAGGACGTCGTGCGCGCGGCCATGGCCGGTGCCCCCGAGGCGAGCCGGCTGCTGGTGACCGGTGAGGAGTGGGCCGAGGTGCTGGCGGCGGGGCGGCCGGCCGGACCGGCGTACGACACCTGGCGGGACTCACCCGCGCTGTGGCTCTACACCTCGGGCACGACCGGCGCGCCCAAGGCCGCGATGCACCGGCACGGTGCGATCAGGGACGTCTACGAGACGTACGGGCGGCAGGTGCTCGGGATCCGGCCGGAGGATCGGTGCCTGTCGGTGGCGCGGCTGTTCTTCGCGTACGGGATCGGCAACTCGATGTTCTTCCCCCTGGCGGCGGGCGCCACCGCGATTCTCGACCCGGCCAGGCCGACACCGGCGGGGGTGATCGCGCGGGTGGCGGAGGAACGCCCCACGCTGTTCTTCGCCGGCCCCACCTTCTTCGCGGCCCTGCTCGCCACCGAGCCCACCGGACCCGCCGAACGCCCCCAGCCTGCCGACCGGCCGCAGCCCACCGAGCCCACCGGACCCACCGAGCCCACCGGACCCGCCGAGCGCCCCCAGCCTGCCGAGCGCCCCCAGCCCGCCGAGCGCCCCCGGTCCGCTGAGCATCCCCAGCCCACCGAGGCCGCCGAGTCTCCCGCCGAGAACCCCTTCGCCTCGGTACGGCTGGCCGTCTCCGCCGGTGAGGCGCTGCCCGCCGAGATCTACCGCCGGTTCACCGGCCGCTTCGGCGTGGACGTCATCGACGGCCTCGGCTCCACGGAGGCGCTGCACATCTTCATCTCCAACCGCCCCGGCCAGGTACGCCCCGGCACGTCCGGCACCGTGGTCCCCGGCTACGAGGCCCGCCTCCTCGACGAGCACGGTTCCCTCGCCGGGGTGGGCGAGCCCGGCCAGCTGTACGTGCGCGGCGACTCGATCGCCACCGGCTACTGGTGCCGCACGGCGACCACCCGGCAGGTGTTCCAGGGGGAGTGGCTGCGTACCGGGGACACCTACGTCCTGGAGGAGGACGGGTCCTACCGCTGCCTCGGCCGCTCCAACGACATGATCAAGGCGGGCGGGATCTGGGTGTCGCCGATGGAGGTCGAGGCGCGGTTGCTCCAGCACGAGTCGGTGGCGGAGTGCGCGGTGGTGGCCTACATCGACGGGGAGGGGCTGGAGAAGCCGGTGGCCTGCGTGGTGCCCGCCCCCGGGCGGCGGGTGGACGCGGGGGAGCTGATCGGGTTCTGCCGGGACGGGCTGGCGTCGTTCAAGCGGCCTCGTGAGGTGCTGGTGCTGGACGAGCTGCCCAAGACGGCGACCGGCAAGATCCAGCGCGTGGTGGTCCGCCGCCTCGCCGCCGACCGCCTGGACAAGGGCTGA
- a CDS encoding class I SAM-dependent methyltransferase, protein MPSLPELAHRTFFRTLSLLSPQGQGMILRRYFDWWHRTPDPWKLATDSYEQHKYRSTLRHVPDRPYRRIIEVGCAEGVFTHALATTYPDAEITGMDVSGRALARARERVPEREGRVRFVQADLLTHPAEPGFDLAFCSETLYYLGRHERLQRASAQLSGLLAPDGVLVAVHPWPEADRLHGYLDAHGSLKRIGQEVYTASARPFAVTVYGAVPS, encoded by the coding sequence GTGCCCAGTCTTCCCGAGCTCGCGCATCGTACGTTCTTCCGGACGCTCTCCTTGCTGTCCCCCCAGGGGCAGGGCATGATCCTGCGCCGTTACTTCGACTGGTGGCATCGCACTCCTGACCCGTGGAAACTGGCCACCGACAGTTATGAGCAGCACAAGTACCGTTCCACTCTGCGGCACGTGCCGGACCGGCCGTACCGGCGCATCATCGAGGTCGGCTGCGCAGAAGGCGTCTTCACCCACGCGCTGGCCACGACCTATCCGGATGCGGAGATCACCGGCATGGACGTCTCGGGGCGGGCGCTGGCGCGGGCCCGCGAGCGGGTGCCCGAGCGGGAGGGCCGGGTGCGGTTCGTCCAGGCCGACCTCCTGACCCATCCGGCCGAGCCTGGCTTCGATCTGGCGTTCTGCTCCGAGACGTTGTACTACCTCGGGCGGCATGAGCGGTTGCAGCGGGCCTCGGCGCAGCTCAGCGGGCTGCTGGCGCCTGACGGGGTGCTGGTGGCGGTGCATCCGTGGCCGGAGGCGGACCGGTTGCACGGGTATCTGGATGCGCACGGGTCGTTGAAGCGGATCGGCCAGGAGGTCTACACGGCCTCGGCGCGGCCGTTCGCGGTCACCGTCTACGGCGCCGTGCCCTCCTGA
- a CDS encoding acyl-CoA synthetase — MIRQHTIGDLLRRTAARFPAKTAVVYGDLRQSYADLDLAVNRTANALAARGVGKGDRFAVLSHNHHAFVVAYFALARLGAISVPINFMLGAEEVAYILRHSGATGMLVEEALLPVADAAVTPEVAVRGVIGAGRDGWEPFAAWSSFEDAAEPQVEIADDDPIQLMYTSGTESRPKGATLSSRSLIAQYVTCVVDGEMSAGDVEVHALPLYHCAQLHCFLTPGVYLGATNIVLPGPSPAAILATIEGERATKLFCPPTVWISLLRHPDFDRRDLSSLRKGYYGASIMPVEVLKEIATRLPDVRLFNFYGQTEMAPVATILGPEEQLTRLGSAGRPALNVETRIVDDAGEPVPPGVVGEIVHRSPHAMLGYWNDPDKTAEAFRGGWFHSGDLGVLDEDGYLSVVDRKKDMIKTGGENVASREVEEAVYQHPAVAEAAVFGVPDEKWIEAVTAAVVLREGAGVTEQELITFLRERLAPFKTPKRIVFLESLPKNASGKVLKRELRSDIS; from the coding sequence ATGATCCGTCAGCACACCATCGGTGACCTCCTGCGGCGCACCGCCGCCCGGTTCCCCGCCAAGACCGCCGTCGTCTACGGCGACCTGCGGCAGAGCTACGCCGATCTCGACCTGGCAGTGAACAGGACGGCCAACGCGCTGGCCGCCAGGGGGGTGGGCAAGGGCGACCGGTTCGCCGTCCTGAGCCACAACCACCACGCGTTCGTGGTGGCCTACTTCGCGCTGGCGCGGCTGGGGGCGATCTCCGTCCCGATCAACTTCATGCTGGGCGCCGAGGAGGTGGCCTACATCCTGCGGCACTCCGGCGCCACCGGGATGCTGGTCGAGGAGGCGCTGCTGCCGGTGGCCGACGCGGCGGTGACGCCCGAGGTCGCGGTGCGCGGGGTGATCGGCGCGGGCCGGGACGGGTGGGAGCCGTTCGCCGCGTGGTCGTCGTTCGAGGACGCCGCCGAGCCCCAGGTGGAGATCGCCGACGACGACCCGATCCAGCTCATGTACACCAGCGGCACCGAGTCGCGTCCCAAGGGCGCCACGCTGTCGAGCAGGAGCCTGATCGCGCAGTACGTCACGTGCGTGGTGGACGGCGAGATGAGCGCCGGCGACGTGGAGGTGCACGCCCTGCCCCTCTACCACTGCGCGCAGCTGCACTGCTTCCTGACGCCGGGCGTCTACCTGGGCGCCACCAACATCGTGCTGCCCGGCCCCAGCCCGGCGGCGATCCTGGCCACGATCGAGGGCGAGCGGGCCACCAAGCTGTTCTGCCCGCCGACGGTGTGGATCTCGCTGCTGCGCCACCCCGACTTCGACCGGCGCGACCTGTCGTCGCTGCGCAAGGGCTACTACGGCGCCTCCATCATGCCGGTGGAGGTGCTGAAGGAGATCGCCACGCGGCTGCCCGACGTGCGGCTGTTCAACTTCTACGGTCAGACCGAGATGGCGCCCGTCGCGACCATCCTCGGCCCCGAGGAGCAGCTCACCCGGCTGGGCTCGGCGGGACGGCCCGCACTGAACGTCGAGACCAGGATCGTGGACGACGCCGGGGAGCCGGTGCCGCCCGGCGTGGTCGGCGAGATCGTGCACCGCAGCCCGCACGCCATGCTCGGCTACTGGAACGACCCGGACAAGACGGCCGAGGCGTTCCGCGGCGGCTGGTTCCACAGCGGCGACCTGGGCGTGCTGGACGAGGACGGCTACCTGTCGGTGGTCGACAGGAAGAAGGACATGATCAAGACGGGTGGCGAGAACGTGGCCAGCCGCGAGGTGGAGGAGGCCGTCTACCAGCATCCGGCCGTCGCGGAGGCGGCGGTCTTCGGGGTGCCGGACGAGAAGTGGATCGAGGCGGTGACGGCCGCCGTGGTGCTGCGTGAGGGGGCCGGGGTGACGGAGCAGGAGCTGATCACGTTCCTGCGGGAACGGCTGGCGCCGTTCAAAACGCCCAAGCGCATCGTTTTCCTGGAATCACTTCCAAAAAACGCCTCCGGAAAAGTGCTGAAGCGAGAACTGCGCAGCGACATTTCCTGA
- a CDS encoding LLM class flavin-dependent oxidoreductase, producing the protein MLHPYMTAYSILDRSLVRRGSTPAAALRETVEFARRAEELGYHRFWVSEHHSVPGVAGSAPTVLAAALAAATSRIRVGTGGVMLPNHRPLVVAEQFGVLESLHPGRVDMGLGRSVGFTGGIRKALGHGKDDADRFGDQLAELLGYFDGTQRAHPGVHALPAEGLRPQVFVLAMGAGADLAAEHGLPMVIGGGARMHDAVARYRAAFRPSAWAARPYVIVAADVAVGATAEEAALLQLPEAWATVRSRTGGSFPPLVPAAEIAGMELSTRERAYLDEALKGRIHGTEHEVAVALASLVGTSGADEVLVTMNTYDLEQRLDSYRRLAALFTG; encoded by the coding sequence GTGTTGCACCCGTACATGACCGCCTACTCGATTCTCGACCGCTCACTCGTCCGCCGCGGCTCGACCCCGGCCGCCGCGCTGCGCGAGACCGTGGAGTTCGCGCGGCGGGCCGAGGAGCTCGGCTACCACCGGTTCTGGGTGTCGGAGCACCACAGCGTGCCGGGGGTGGCCGGGTCGGCGCCGACCGTGCTGGCGGCGGCCCTGGCCGCGGCGACCTCGCGGATCCGGGTGGGCACCGGCGGCGTGATGCTGCCCAACCACCGGCCGCTGGTGGTGGCCGAGCAGTTCGGCGTGCTGGAGTCGCTGCATCCCGGCCGCGTGGACATGGGTCTGGGGCGTTCCGTGGGTTTCACCGGGGGCATCCGCAAGGCGCTCGGGCACGGCAAGGACGACGCGGACCGGTTCGGTGACCAGCTCGCCGAGCTGCTCGGCTACTTCGACGGGACCCAGCGGGCGCATCCCGGCGTGCACGCGCTGCCCGCCGAGGGGCTGCGTCCGCAGGTGTTCGTGCTGGCGATGGGGGCGGGGGCGGACCTCGCGGCCGAGCACGGGCTGCCGATGGTGATCGGTGGCGGGGCGCGGATGCACGACGCCGTGGCGCGGTACCGGGCCGCGTTCCGGCCCTCCGCGTGGGCGGCGCGGCCGTACGTGATCGTCGCGGCGGACGTGGCGGTCGGCGCGACCGCCGAGGAGGCGGCGCTGCTGCAGCTGCCCGAGGCGTGGGCCACGGTGCGCTCGCGCACCGGCGGCTCCTTCCCGCCGCTCGTGCCCGCTGCCGAGATCGCGGGCATGGAGCTGAGCACGCGGGAGCGGGCCTACCTGGACGAGGCGCTCAAGGGCCGCATCCACGGCACGGAGCACGAGGTCGCGGTGGCGCTCGCCTCGCTGGTCGGGACGAGCGGGGCCGACGAGGTGCTGGTCACGATGAACACCTACGACCTGGAGCAGCGGCTGGACTCCTACCGGCGGCTCGCGGCGCTCTTCACGGGTTAG
- a CDS encoding aminotransferase class IV, whose amino-acid sequence MTGRTAVDGDLVGAGARLMLEARYGHFTAMQVRGRRVRGLGRHLDRLEAASRELFGAGLDRAAVLASIRAVLGDAGRDAGVRVHVVEYGGRPRIVAAAYPPHPPPAGPLHVKPVVYQRYLPHIKQAFGFQQAHILRQAAREGFDEALLTTADGLISEGAITNLGAFAGGRLVWPDAPMLLGITMSLLRDLDVPQERRPIKVADLSGFDQVFLCNSWGVMPVGRVDGVPLRQDAGLVARLVGHYEGVPADPVD is encoded by the coding sequence GTGACTGGACGCACGGCCGTGGACGGCGATCTGGTGGGCGCCGGGGCGCGCCTCATGCTGGAGGCCCGCTACGGGCACTTCACCGCCATGCAGGTCAGGGGCCGGCGGGTGCGCGGGCTCGGCCGGCACCTCGACCGGCTCGAAGCGGCCAGCAGGGAGCTGTTCGGGGCGGGGCTCGACCGGGCGGCGGTGCTGGCCTCGATCAGGGCCGTGCTGGGCGACGCCGGGCGCGACGCCGGGGTGCGGGTGCACGTCGTGGAGTACGGCGGCCGGCCGCGCATCGTGGCCGCCGCCTACCCGCCGCATCCGCCGCCGGCCGGGCCGCTGCACGTCAAGCCGGTCGTCTACCAGCGTTACCTGCCGCACATCAAGCAGGCCTTCGGCTTCCAGCAGGCGCACATCCTGCGGCAGGCCGCCAGGGAGGGCTTCGACGAGGCACTGCTCACCACCGCTGACGGCCTGATCAGCGAGGGCGCGATCACGAATCTGGGCGCCTTCGCCGGCGGCCGGCTGGTGTGGCCCGACGCGCCGATGCTGCTCGGGATCACGATGAGCCTGCTGCGCGACCTCGACGTGCCGCAGGAGCGGCGGCCGATCAAGGTGGCCGACCTGAGCGGGTTCGACCAGGTGTTCCTCTGCAACTCCTGGGGCGTGATGCCGGTCGGCAGGGTGGACGGCGTGCCGCTGCGCCAGGACGCCGGGCTGGTGGCGCGGCTGGTCGGGCACTACGAGGGCGTTCCTGCCGATCCGGTGGATTGA
- a CDS encoding adenylate/guanylate cyclase domain-containing protein, giving the protein MAGVDGDGLAEAFLREPRRYTSHQVAEMAGVPVYRARRFWRALGFANVPDDAVEFTDSDVEALKTLLGMVTSGVYDEAHVLLIARSLGRATTRLAESQAELGAEALDNAGVPLAERPRAWRRRAERVVPDLAKLLVYAWQRQLAAAAGRIAEQDMSAVRLAVGFADLVAFTRLSRQITGAELARLVDRFEGRSADIVTSSGGRVVKTLGDSVLFVSDKAHVAAEIALRLVETHARGKDMPELRVGLASGPVIWRMGDVFGTTVNLASRLTALSLPGTILADPQLAEELEGDRAFRLREVNRLSVRGLGELAPYTVLRAESA; this is encoded by the coding sequence GTGGCGGGCGTGGACGGGGACGGGCTGGCGGAAGCCTTTCTGCGCGAGCCGCGGCGATACACCAGTCACCAGGTCGCCGAGATGGCGGGGGTGCCGGTCTATCGCGCGCGGCGGTTCTGGCGTGCCCTGGGGTTCGCCAACGTGCCCGACGACGCCGTCGAGTTCACCGACTCCGACGTCGAGGCGCTCAAGACGCTGCTCGGCATGGTGACCTCGGGCGTCTACGACGAGGCGCACGTGCTGCTCATCGCCCGCTCGCTGGGCCGGGCCACGACCAGGCTGGCCGAGTCGCAGGCCGAGCTGGGCGCGGAGGCGCTCGACAACGCGGGCGTGCCGCTGGCCGAGCGGCCGCGCGCCTGGCGCAGGCGGGCCGAGCGGGTGGTGCCCGACCTGGCCAAGCTGCTGGTCTACGCCTGGCAGCGCCAGCTCGCCGCCGCCGCCGGGCGCATCGCCGAGCAGGACATGAGCGCCGTACGGCTGGCCGTCGGCTTCGCCGACCTGGTCGCCTTCACCCGGCTGAGCAGGCAGATCACCGGCGCCGAGCTGGCCAGGCTGGTCGACAGGTTCGAGGGGCGCTCGGCCGACATCGTGACCTCCTCCGGCGGGCGGGTGGTCAAGACGCTGGGCGACTCGGTGCTGTTCGTGAGCGACAAGGCGCACGTGGCGGCGGAGATCGCGCTGCGGCTGGTGGAGACGCACGCGCGCGGCAAGGACATGCCGGAGCTGCGGGTGGGGCTGGCCTCCGGGCCGGTGATCTGGCGGATGGGCGACGTGTTCGGCACCACCGTGAACCTGGCCAGCAGGCTGACCGCGTTGTCCCTGCCGGGAACGATCCTGGCCGATCCGCAGCTCGCCGAGGAGCTCGAAGGCGATCGGGCGTTCCGGCTGCGGGAGGTGAACCGGCTGTCGGTGCGGGGGCTGGGCGAGCTGGCGCCGTACACGGTGCTGCGGGCGGAGAGCGCCTGA
- a CDS encoding FadR/GntR family transcriptional regulator: MGGPRFEPVRTVRAYERIVEQIEEAVESGALAPGGRLPSERELMVQFSVSRSTVREALRVLQARGLVRSRPGDPNGAEVLPFSPAALHKSMTTLARVAELSLGELVQFRMVLDGSAVLLAARLRTEEQLAEMGEAVAAMRVAAGGDENAFGAADVAFHDAVARAGGNKLIQICTEVVRSIVLKLISERIAAAPDRAQLMRRSIRHHEEVIAAIRAGDGPLAARLSRKAMYDYYAGYVDEGERSALRALLE, translated from the coding sequence ATGGGTGGTCCGCGCTTCGAGCCGGTGCGTACCGTGCGCGCTTACGAGCGGATCGTGGAGCAGATCGAGGAGGCCGTCGAGAGCGGCGCGCTGGCACCTGGCGGGCGGCTGCCGAGCGAGCGGGAGCTGATGGTGCAGTTCTCGGTCAGCCGGTCCACCGTGCGCGAGGCGCTGCGGGTGCTGCAGGCGCGCGGGCTGGTGCGCTCGCGGCCCGGTGATCCGAACGGGGCGGAGGTGCTGCCGTTCTCGCCCGCGGCATTACACAAGTCGATGACCACGCTGGCCAGGGTGGCGGAGCTGTCGCTGGGCGAGCTGGTGCAGTTCAGGATGGTGCTGGACGGCTCGGCGGTGCTGCTGGCCGCGCGGCTGCGCACCGAGGAGCAGCTCGCCGAGATGGGCGAGGCGGTCGCCGCCATGCGCGTGGCGGCCGGCGGCGACGAGAACGCGTTCGGCGCGGCGGACGTGGCCTTCCACGACGCGGTGGCGCGGGCCGGCGGCAACAAGCTGATCCAGATCTGCACCGAGGTGGTGCGTTCCATCGTGCTGAAGCTGATCTCGGAGCGCATCGCCGCGGCGCCGGACCGCGCGCAGCTGATGCGGCGCAGCATCCGGCACCACGAGGAGGTCATCGCCGCCATCCGGGCGGGCGACGGCCCGCTGGCCGCGCGCTTGTCGAGAAAAGCGATGTATGACTATTACGCCGGGTATGTAGATGAAGGAGAGCGGAGTGCCTTGAGGGCACTGTTGGAGTGA
- a CDS encoding ABC transporter substrate-binding protein codes for MRRIGIWIAAGGLLLATAACGGGSGGGGGGGTTPKSESLSVGAVAEPANLDFTSTEGAAIPQALLVNVYEGLVKLDQNGQIVPLLAEKWDVSDDRKTYTFTLRKNVKFSSGAPFTADDVVFSLDRVKSDWKLKIKTQLDVVDKVEKKDDSTAVVTLKQPSNGFLYSMTSRLGAMFSRTGVADLANKPVGTGPYVLGSWRRGDSLRLDANPSYWGTEPALSSVTLKYFKDATAMNNALLTGGIDVISSVQAPESLQQFADPNRFETIEGTTNGEVVLSMNNGRPPFDDKRVRQAVRHAIDHKALLDTAWAGRGQLIGSMVPPTDPWYEDRTGDYPYDPAKAKELLGGKTYTVKLRIPNLPYAVNSAQVVKSQLAQVGITAEIEPLEFPARWLDQVFTKGDYDLSIINHVEPRDMGIFADKSYYFRYDNPEFGKLLASADAGTEQEQADDLKQAAKLLSEDAAADWLFLFPNLIVAKKGVTGLPKNAIAESFDFTALAKQ; via the coding sequence ATGAGGCGAATCGGGATCTGGATCGCCGCCGGCGGTCTCCTGCTGGCCACGGCCGCCTGCGGAGGCGGCTCGGGCGGCGGTGGCGGCGGGGGCACGACGCCGAAGAGCGAGTCGCTGTCGGTCGGCGCGGTCGCCGAGCCCGCCAACCTCGACTTCACCTCCACCGAGGGCGCCGCCATCCCGCAGGCCCTGCTCGTCAACGTCTACGAGGGCCTGGTCAAGCTCGACCAGAACGGGCAGATCGTGCCGCTGCTCGCCGAGAAGTGGGACGTGTCCGACGACAGGAAGACCTACACCTTCACGCTGCGCAAGAACGTGAAGTTCAGCAGTGGCGCGCCGTTCACGGCCGACGACGTGGTCTTCTCCCTCGACCGGGTGAAGAGCGACTGGAAGCTCAAGATCAAGACCCAGCTCGACGTCGTGGACAAGGTCGAGAAGAAGGACGACTCGACCGCCGTCGTCACGCTCAAGCAGCCCAGCAACGGCTTCCTCTACTCGATGACCAGCAGGCTCGGCGCCATGTTCAGCCGCACCGGCGTCGCCGACCTGGCCAACAAGCCCGTCGGCACCGGCCCGTACGTGCTGGGCTCCTGGCGGCGCGGCGACTCCCTCCGGCTCGACGCCAACCCCTCCTACTGGGGCACCGAGCCGGCGCTGTCGTCGGTCACGCTGAAGTACTTCAAGGACGCCACGGCGATGAACAACGCGCTGCTGACCGGCGGCATCGATGTCATCTCCAGCGTGCAGGCGCCCGAGTCGCTGCAGCAGTTCGCCGACCCCAACCGGTTCGAGACCATCGAGGGCACCACCAACGGCGAGGTCGTGCTGTCGATGAACAACGGCCGCCCACCGTTCGACGACAAGCGCGTCAGGCAGGCCGTGCGGCACGCCATCGACCACAAGGCGCTGCTCGACACCGCCTGGGCCGGGCGCGGGCAGCTCATCGGCTCGATGGTGCCGCCCACCGACCCCTGGTACGAGGACCGCACCGGCGACTACCCCTACGACCCGGCCAAGGCCAAGGAGCTGCTCGGCGGCAAGACGTACACCGTCAAGCTGCGCATCCCGAACCTGCCGTACGCGGTCAACAGCGCCCAGGTCGTCAAGTCGCAGCTCGCCCAGGTGGGGATCACGGCCGAGATCGAGCCGCTGGAGTTCCCCGCGCGCTGGCTGGACCAGGTGTTCACCAAGGGCGACTACGACCTGTCCATCATCAACCACGTCGAGCCCCGCGACATGGGCATATTCGCCGACAAGTCGTACTACTTCCGGTACGACAATCCGGAGTTCGGCAAGCTGCTCGCCTCCGCCGACGCGGGCACCGAGCAGGAGCAGGCCGACGACCTCAAGCAGGCCGCCAAGCTGCTGTCCGAGGACGCCGCCGCCGACTGGCTGTTCCTGTTCCCCAACCTGATCGTGGCGAAGAAGGGCGTCACCGGGCTGCCGAAGAACGCCATCGCGGAGTCCTTCGACTTCACCGCGCTCGCCAAGCAGTGA
- a CDS encoding ABC transporter permease, whose protein sequence is MILYLVKRLAVLLASIVVAAVAVFAFMALLPGDPAEIALGVNATPEAVAELRRQFGTDRPPVVQFLDWFGGLAQGDFGTSYVTSAPIGPQISERLAVTAVLVLGGMVVALLLAVPLGTFAAVHHRDPLGAAISAASQLGIAIPAFLAGILLVFVFAVQAQVLPSGGYVPFADDPGEWLRGLLLPWLSLGLVQGAVLTRYVRSSVLDVMREDYLRTARAKGRGSTGALWRHGLRNAAVPVVTVLGLQLATLLIGAVVVERVFVIPGLGDLLLNGVAGRDLLLVQGVVMVLVAAVLLINFVVDVTYHLLDPRLR, encoded by the coding sequence GTGATCCTGTACCTCGTCAAGCGGCTGGCGGTGCTGCTCGCGAGCATCGTCGTGGCCGCCGTGGCGGTGTTCGCGTTCATGGCGCTGCTGCCCGGCGACCCGGCCGAGATCGCGCTCGGCGTCAACGCCACCCCCGAGGCGGTGGCCGAGCTGCGCCGGCAGTTCGGCACCGACCGGCCGCCCGTCGTGCAGTTCCTCGACTGGTTCGGCGGGCTGGCGCAGGGCGACTTCGGCACCTCGTACGTGACCAGCGCCCCCATCGGCCCGCAGATCTCCGAACGGCTCGCCGTCACGGCCGTGCTCGTGCTCGGCGGCATGGTCGTGGCCCTGCTGCTGGCCGTGCCGCTGGGCACGTTCGCCGCCGTGCACCACCGCGACCCGCTCGGCGCGGCGATCAGCGCGGCCAGCCAGCTCGGCATCGCGATCCCCGCGTTCCTGGCCGGGATCCTGCTCGTGTTCGTCTTCGCGGTGCAGGCCCAGGTGCTGCCGTCCGGTGGCTACGTGCCCTTCGCCGACGACCCGGGAGAGTGGCTGCGCGGCCTGCTGCTGCCGTGGCTGTCGCTGGGCCTGGTGCAGGGCGCGGTGCTCACCCGCTACGTGCGCAGCTCCGTGCTCGACGTGATGCGCGAGGACTACCTGCGCACCGCCCGCGCCAAGGGGCGCGGCAGCACCGGCGCGCTGTGGCGGCACGGGCTGCGCAACGCCGCCGTGCCCGTCGTCACCGTGCTCGGCCTGCAACTGGCCACGCTGCTGATCGGCGCGGTCGTGGTCGAGCGGGTGTTCGTCATCCCCGGCCTCGGCGACCTGCTGCTCAACGGCGTCGCCGGGCGTGACCTGCTGCTCGTCCAAGGCGTGGTGATGGTGCTGGTGGCGGCCGTGCTGCTGATCAACTTCGTGGTGGACGTGACCTACCACCTGCTCGACCCGAGGCTGCGATGA